A genomic region of Bernardetia sp. ABR2-2B contains the following coding sequences:
- a CDS encoding LytTR family DNA-binding domain-containing protein, whose protein sequence is MDKIKTFVVEDEPMVREEMIWHVTHHPLLEFLGSSGTVKEATKQIAKLQPDLVLFDIQLSDGTSFEILNQLPQLDFKFIFITAFEQHTIKAIRYGAFDYLLKPVNDEEFASAVERLKEKTLIDSNERLALTNRVYQKKKLTLEDMISISSVDFIQMVGLKDIIFCESDSSYTKIHLQNNTMIIASKTLKFYEEVLPSEYFLRCHQSFLVNKFHIDKYLKTGYILLKNGKNISVSVRRKEYVLNSLSGL, encoded by the coding sequence ATGGATAAAATAAAAACCTTTGTTGTAGAAGACGAGCCTATGGTCAGAGAAGAAATGATATGGCACGTTACTCATCATCCTTTATTAGAGTTTTTGGGGAGTAGTGGAACAGTCAAAGAGGCTACTAAACAAATAGCAAAGCTACAACCAGATTTAGTTTTATTTGACATTCAGCTTTCAGATGGAACATCTTTTGAGATTTTGAATCAACTTCCACAACTTGACTTCAAGTTTATATTTATAACTGCTTTTGAGCAGCATACCATAAAAGCCATTCGATATGGAGCTTTTGATTATCTTTTGAAGCCTGTTAATGATGAAGAATTTGCATCAGCCGTAGAGCGACTGAAGGAAAAGACATTGATAGACTCTAATGAAAGATTGGCTCTTACAAACCGAGTTTATCAAAAAAAGAAACTTACTTTAGAAGATATGATTTCTATCTCTTCCGTTGATTTTATCCAAATGGTAGGGTTGAAAGATATTATTTTCTGTGAAAGTGATTCGTCTTATACCAAAATTCATTTACAGAATAACACAATGATTATAGCCTCCAAGACACTCAAGTTTTATGAAGAAGTTTTGCCTTCAGAGTATTTTTTGCGTTGTCATCAATCTTTTTTAGTCAATAAATTTCATATTGATAAATATTTAAAGACAGGTTATATTCTATTGAAAAATGGAAAGAATATTTCTGTTTCGGTTAGAAGAAAAGAATACGTACTAAATAGCTTGAGTGGATTATGA
- a CDS encoding histidine kinase, with translation MIKYIFTVFLYLLTITFPVAAQTEPTRDELLKEITATVVKSDFQKSATAFWQDKLKEERYASDVVVRAKINYMIARSFASQNMDSAEVYVTKALMLVENIEGYENVKLSIYNGLGNIAQLKGKIFLASFYYNKTISILDVNPFVDVPNESKIQYYLHSGQANIKIGLYESAFELNKKAEKFLSPAIKENYLWFRVYSQLFASGYQRGVNTDSLEIYLEKVEKYSDTEVAKRFYYEHKAKFFELTKQLDSAKVYFEKVVEFEKNKYLDEPNSTIIGNIYIGYCHLLENSVDRKQLTEAKSLINQLQDLEKYNYHLQVTDSIPFWSAMATYYYETKDFEKYKKAKNKVIDLQTITQRKSELQAKEEMQSMYQLKENQKSITMLSRSVKVKENQLQTTQSMLIIVTLLIIVILSSMAVLYYRQKNQKLQQEYRQVVLEQKLLRTQMEPHFIFNTLSTLQSMIRFQDSKKAINYLNYFSRLLRSNLELSRQETISLEDELETLETYFKLQQTRFQDKFEYHINVNEEVETGAIFIPPMLIQPFAENSILHGFKGESKEWKVQIVIRELVEKNQLEIEIIDNGIGIEEIRETKKKSFSGAITKERLQILSKKHNTPTDYQIVSEKGKGTKVLMKLPIIGK, from the coding sequence ATGATAAAATATATTTTTACAGTCTTTTTGTATTTACTGACTATTACTTTCCCAGTGGCTGCACAAACAGAGCCTACTAGAGATGAGCTATTGAAAGAAATAACAGCAACAGTCGTTAAGAGTGATTTTCAGAAAAGTGCAACAGCGTTTTGGCAAGACAAACTAAAAGAAGAAAGATATGCTTCTGATGTAGTAGTGAGAGCAAAAATAAATTACATGATAGCACGAAGTTTTGCATCTCAAAATATGGATAGTGCAGAAGTTTATGTAACCAAAGCTCTGATGCTAGTTGAAAATATAGAAGGATACGAAAACGTAAAACTATCTATATATAACGGTTTGGGTAATATTGCTCAACTTAAAGGTAAAATATTTTTAGCCTCTTTTTACTATAATAAAACAATTTCAATACTAGATGTAAATCCTTTTGTAGATGTTCCTAATGAGAGTAAGATACAATACTATTTACATAGTGGTCAGGCAAATATAAAAATAGGGCTTTATGAAAGTGCTTTCGAACTAAATAAGAAAGCTGAAAAATTTCTCTCTCCAGCTATTAAAGAAAACTATCTTTGGTTTAGAGTATATTCTCAGTTGTTTGCTAGTGGATACCAAAGAGGAGTAAATACGGATTCTTTAGAAATTTATTTAGAGAAGGTAGAAAAATATTCAGATACAGAAGTTGCCAAACGCTTTTATTACGAACACAAAGCAAAGTTTTTTGAGCTGACAAAACAGCTAGATTCTGCAAAAGTCTACTTTGAAAAAGTAGTAGAGTTTGAGAAAAATAAATATTTAGATGAGCCTAATAGTACTATTATAGGAAATATTTATATTGGCTATTGTCACCTTTTAGAAAATAGTGTAGATAGAAAACAGCTAACAGAAGCAAAAAGTCTTATCAACCAATTACAGGATTTAGAAAAATATAATTATCATCTTCAAGTTACTGACAGTATTCCTTTTTGGAGTGCTATGGCAACCTATTATTATGAGACTAAAGATTTCGAAAAATACAAAAAAGCTAAAAATAAAGTAATTGATTTGCAGACTATCACACAACGAAAATCAGAATTACAAGCAAAGGAAGAGATGCAGTCTATGTATCAACTTAAAGAAAATCAGAAGTCAATAACGATGCTAAGTAGAAGTGTGAAAGTAAAAGAGAATCAGCTTCAAACTACTCAATCAATGCTTATTATCGTTACTCTGCTAATAATAGTAATTCTCTCTAGTATGGCTGTTTTATATTACAGGCAGAAAAATCAAAAATTACAGCAAGAATATAGGCAAGTAGTATTAGAACAAAAACTTCTTCGTACGCAGATGGAACCTCATTTTATTTTTAATACACTTTCCACTCTTCAAAGTATGATTCGTTTTCAAGATTCTAAAAAGGCAATAAATTACCTCAATTATTTTAGCAGGTTATTACGTAGCAACTTAGAACTTAGCCGACAAGAAACTATTTCATTAGAAGACGAATTAGAAACCTTAGAAACCTATTTCAAATTACAACAAACTCGTTTTCAAGACAAATTTGAATATCATATCAATGTCAATGAAGAGGTAGAAACAGGTGCAATTTTTATTCCTCCTATGCTCATACAGCCTTTTGCAGAAAATAGCATTTTGCACGGTTTTAAAGGAGAAAGTAAAGAATGGAAAGTGCAAATTGTTATCAGAGAGCTTGTAGAAAAAAATCAATTAGAAATAGAAATTATAGATAATGGAATAGGAATAGAAGAGATAAGAGAAACAAAGAAAAAATCATTTTCTGGAGCTATCACAAAAGAGAGATTACAAATTTTGTCTAAAAAACACAATACACCAACAGATTATCAGATTGTTTCGGAAAAAGGAAAAGGCACAAAAGTTTTGATGAAACTTCCTATTATTGGCAAATAA
- a CDS encoding IS4 family transposase, whose translation MAKAKYASSGKVTKLVSVLSSHLKGFHLARVQFIGLFVIAVIKVGLGGLIQIATAFERNVEYSSSLRRIERFLNYYELDFQAITNLIISLEGIEQWENIVLCLDRTNWKVGKEHINILLLSAAHKGVSIPLCWSVLSRTGNSATQQRIDLIEDFLNQFPNLSITALVADREFIGKKWFFYLATKKFDFVMRIKSNFKATRKGKTKSIVAWCRGLSISETYQLDGTFVVNEAEVYLSVSRTQKGYIYLASPVLLDNIFEIYKQRWEIETLFKALKSQGFNLENTKLTEPNKIAKLIALCSIAFVWCYKVGEWKHKKTKIRVCSNGYNEYSFFRYGLIEIKKILNNPMTSETKFDQKIKVLSME comes from the coding sequence ATGGCGAAAGCAAAGTATGCTTCTAGTGGTAAAGTTACAAAATTAGTTAGTGTTTTATCTTCTCATTTAAAAGGGTTTCATTTAGCCCGAGTTCAATTTATAGGTCTTTTTGTAATAGCTGTTATAAAGGTAGGTCTAGGAGGTTTAATTCAAATTGCAACTGCGTTTGAAAGGAATGTAGAATACAGTTCTTCTTTACGTCGTATAGAACGCTTTTTAAATTATTATGAGCTTGATTTTCAAGCAATTACTAATTTGATTATTTCCTTAGAAGGCATTGAACAATGGGAAAATATCGTACTGTGTTTGGATAGAACGAATTGGAAAGTTGGAAAAGAGCATATTAATATTTTGCTTCTCTCAGCAGCTCATAAAGGGGTATCTATTCCTCTTTGTTGGTCTGTACTTTCGAGGACAGGAAATTCAGCTACTCAACAACGAATTGATTTGATAGAAGATTTCTTAAATCAATTTCCTAATTTATCTATTACTGCTCTTGTAGCAGATAGAGAGTTTATAGGTAAAAAATGGTTTTTCTATTTAGCTACAAAAAAATTTGATTTTGTAATGCGTATAAAATCTAACTTTAAAGCTACTAGAAAAGGGAAAACAAAGTCTATTGTAGCATGGTGTAGAGGGCTTTCGATTTCAGAAACCTATCAACTAGATGGAACATTTGTAGTCAATGAAGCAGAGGTATATTTATCTGTAAGTCGAACACAAAAAGGATATATTTATTTAGCATCACCTGTTTTATTGGATAATATTTTTGAAATTTATAAACAACGTTGGGAAATCGAAACGTTGTTTAAAGCACTAAAATCACAAGGTTTTAACTTAGAAAATACAAAATTAACAGAACCAAATAAAATAGCTAAATTAATTGCTTTGTGTTCCATTGCCTTTGTTTGGTGTTACAAAGTAGGAGAATGGAAACATAAAAAAACAAAAATAAGAGTCTGTTCAAATGGATATAATGAATACTCTTTTTTCAGATATGGATTAATAGAAATTAAAAAAATACTCAATAATCCAATGACTAGTGAAACTAAATTTGATCAAAAAATTAAAGTTTTGTCAATGGAGTAA
- a CDS encoding BspA family leucine-rich repeat surface protein, translated as MAQPTTEIAKLLAGDAESNDDFGYSVSISNNYAIVGAHLEDTRGDNAGAAYIFKHNGSTWVQEAKILGNDTETGDGFGHSVSISGDYVVVSSYLEDTQGDNAGAAYIFKRNGTTWIQEAKIIGNDTETGDLFGISVSIAGDYVVVGASEEDTRGNAAGAAYVFKRNGTNWVQEAKLLGNDTQAIDLFGTSVSISGNDIIVGAYREDTGVFDAGAAYIFKRNGTSWVQEAKLQANDVGDSDFFGFSVSISGNYALIGSQLEDTGGNAAGAAYFFKRNGTNWIQEAKVQASNVGSGDIFGYSVSISRDYAIVGAFREDTGGRDAGAAYIFKHNGSAWVEEAKIQASDVEADDYFGQAVAISNYAIIGARLEDEGGSSAGAAYIFGTPPTPDSFRTTWITTDGTITIPTETTETYNYDITWTNLSNTGVGDGSATGQTGDYTITGLENGSSYEIAITGDFPRFYMNNNLAEKTKIRTIEAWGNIAWTSMAKAFYGCNNLTYNATDTPNLTGVTDLSFMFRRCTIFDGNTTMNTWDTDNITDMSSMFYAAQAFNQDIGGWNTSNVTDMTSMFNLAMAFNQDIGGWNTSNVTDMTSMFGAAIAFNQDIGGWNTSNVTSMYGLFRGARAFNQDIGGWNTSNVIYMPEMFLGAMAFNQDIGGWNTSNVTGMHGIFEGAIAFNQDIGGWNTSNVIYMSEMFLGATAFNQDIGGWNTSNVIYMFGMFSNAIAFNQDIGGWNTGNVTDMSAMFLGATAFNQDIGGWDISSVVDMPDMLNNSGLNTTNYDATLIGWAGQTLQPNITLGATALTYCTAVAERSTLTSAPNNWTITGDALLCAANANINVQGNGNDIADGDMTPSTTDNTDFGSVTTSRRVTYIIENTGTADLDISSINVIGANSSDFSLGISFPVTILPGGLGIRMDLTFTPSAAGLRTATITINSNDPDEAAFDFAVQGTGDIASNNNALSLDGVDDYVDIGFIPVTSAYTYEMWFKADTPNTMLLDGTDAAGSLQSYSFLGFGRGGELRFGQRVPAADLGGDEITTTGVNYIDNQWHHIAAVKTTTQLLLYFDGVLVGSTASTTSINNNVYYYLGHLGSGNRRLSGALDEVRIWNVARSCSEINANINNELVGNETGLLAYYNFNQGVAGGNNTTVTTLNDLTSNNNDGTLTNFALTGASSNWIDGSSNGVSGTVPSNIAEINVQGNATSIVSGDVTPSVADNTDFGNVTTSRTITYTIQNTVTNSSLTISSINVTGTNATDFAVSNFTNNTTIAGNTTTTFDVTFTPSGTGTRTATITINNNDCDERDYYFSVQGTNISPPEINLQGNGNDILNGATFVSTGNSTDFGTSCSVVTHRFTIQNTGTGTLNLTGTPLVAISGSSDFDVSTQPAANSILANGSLIFDITYTPTNTGTQTATISIANNDSNENPYTFIVSGTKLADTQVPSLTLPTDITIPVDAASCTAVVNYFISVNDNCEIATNNQTAGLSSGSAFPIGVTTNTFVVTDAAGNTTTESFTVTVNPTREIDVIGNSVSIVNGDITPNTADDTDFGNVITDNTKTYVLSNTGSEVISIASITSDNAEFVVSNIPTTIAAGATETFDVTFTPTTYLVQTATITINNDDCDDVVYEFMVQGKKVVPTPPLPTPATPINLVATAISTTQINLEWQPITQNITSYRLFQNNVLIATLPSNASSYEAIDLNPDTFYSFSLVSVNERVGETKLSAPVADNEWTFPEIPSVLSVSTVCGEGKATLKMTAPSGTIYRVYDQQTDGNLLVESDDSDFELPSISQNTTFYISVVGIGRKESERIAVGVGTQATFEAKITGESNQTSCENAIELTAQEVENATYSWFLNGNDAGLTGQTIIANRQGSYQVLVQKGVCSFISEKVRVKLNQNPVAKIQQQNGIRFCQNGTINAILAGENVSYEWLLNDEVIGNAQSQEVTQSGIYTLQVTNENGCQASAEVEVIITDIPQNPVLETSQSTVCPNTETIISIQSPQNNVVYEWLRSGRVVREYENLTSISTSNQGSYQVRSISNENASCSSVSNEIAINHFEIMPIYLRLSEDKKSLFVEDINNSQAEVSSVEWYFEGELNTNLGAEFEIVPTEKGYYSAKITNQNGCQIQTRTAYFTLKDDTITGEEDLKDDVFKIYPNPSNGRFNIHFGKALLEDIEITIFDGIGREIHSTTFEKGSQDFQINLQKQSSGMYMMRFNQNNSSYSKQLIID; from the coding sequence ATGGCACAACCTACTACAGAAATAGCAAAACTATTAGCAGGAGATGCTGAAAGCAATGATGACTTTGGTTACTCAGTTTCTATTTCAAATAATTATGCTATTGTAGGTGCTCATCTAGAAGATACAAGGGGAGATAATGCAGGAGCAGCTTATATATTTAAACATAATGGTTCAACTTGGGTACAAGAAGCTAAGATACTAGGTAATGATACAGAAACTGGAGATGGTTTTGGTCACTCAGTTTCAATTTCAGGTGATTATGTTGTCGTAAGCTCTTACTTAGAGGATACACAAGGAGATAATGCAGGAGCAGCTTATATTTTCAAACGCAATGGTACAACTTGGATACAAGAAGCCAAAATAATAGGTAATGACACGGAAACTGGAGATTTATTTGGTATTTCTGTTTCCATTGCAGGTGATTATGTTGTTGTAGGAGCTTCAGAAGAAGATACAAGAGGAAACGCAGCAGGTGCTGCTTATGTATTCAAACGTAACGGTACAAATTGGGTACAAGAAGCAAAACTACTAGGTAATGATACACAAGCTATAGATTTATTTGGTACTTCTGTTTCAATTTCAGGTAATGATATTATTGTAGGAGCGTATAGAGAAGATACAGGCGTTTTTGATGCAGGTGCTGCTTATATATTCAAACGTAACGGTACTAGCTGGGTACAAGAAGCCAAACTACAAGCTAATGATGTAGGTGATAGTGATTTTTTTGGTTTTTCTGTTTCAATTTCAGGTAATTATGCTCTTATAGGTTCTCAATTAGAAGATACAGGTGGTAATGCAGCAGGAGCAGCTTATTTTTTCAAACGTAATGGCACAAACTGGATACAAGAAGCCAAAGTACAAGCTAGTAATGTAGGAAGTGGGGATATATTCGGTTACTCAGTTTCAATTTCACGTGATTATGCTATTGTAGGAGCTTTTAGAGAAGATACTGGAGGAAGAGATGCAGGAGCAGCTTATATATTTAAACATAATGGTTCAGCTTGGGTAGAAGAAGCGAAAATACAAGCTAGTGATGTAGAAGCAGATGACTACTTTGGACAGGCTGTTGCCATTTCTAATTATGCTATAATAGGAGCTCGCTTAGAAGATGAAGGAGGTAGTTCAGCAGGGGCAGCCTATATATTTGGCACTCCACCTACCCCAGACTCTTTCCGTACTACTTGGATAACCACTGATGGAACAATCACGATTCCAACAGAAACAACAGAGACATATAATTATGACATCACTTGGACAAACCTTAGCAACACAGGTGTAGGAGACGGCTCTGCTACAGGACAAACTGGAGATTATACCATAACAGGTTTAGAAAATGGGAGTAGTTATGAAATAGCTATTACTGGAGATTTCCCAAGGTTTTATATGAATAATAATTTAGCAGAGAAAACAAAAATAAGAACCATAGAAGCATGGGGGAATATAGCTTGGACTTCGATGGCAAAGGCTTTTTATGGTTGCAACAACCTTACTTATAATGCCACTGATACTCCCAACTTAACAGGAGTCACAGACCTATCTTTCATGTTTCGTAGATGCACCATATTTGATGGTAACACAACTATGAATACTTGGGATACAGACAATATTACAGACATGTCTAGTATGTTTTATGCTGCACAGGCTTTCAATCAAGACATTGGAGGGTGGAATACAAGTAATGTTACAGATATGACTAGTATGTTTAATCTTGCAATGGCTTTCAATCAAGATATTGGAGGGTGGAATACAAGTAATGTTACAGATATGACTAGTATGTTTGGTGCTGCAATAGCTTTTAATCAAGATATTGGAGGGTGGAATACAAGTAATGTTACAAGTATGTATGGTTTGTTTCGAGGTGCAAGAGCTTTCAATCAAGATATTGGAGGGTGGAATACAAGCAATGTTATATATATGCCTGAGATGTTTTTGGGTGCAATGGCTTTCAATCAAGATATTGGAGGGTGGAATACAAGCAATGTTACAGGTATGCATGGTATATTTGAAGGTGCAATAGCTTTCAATCAAGATATTGGAGGGTGGAATACAAGTAATGTTATATATATGTCTGAGATGTTTTTGGGTGCAACGGCTTTTAATCAAGATATTGGTGGGTGGAATACAAGTAATGTTATATATATGTTTGGGATGTTTAGTAATGCAATAGCTTTCAATCAAGATATTGGAGGGTGGAATACAGGTAATGTTACAGATATGTCTGCTATGTTTTTAGGTGCAACGGCTTTCAATCAAGATATTGGAGGATGGGATATATCTAGTGTTGTGGATATGCCAGACATGCTTAATAACTCGGGATTAAATACAACTAACTATGATGCTACACTCATAGGCTGGGCTGGACAGACTCTACAACCTAATATAACTTTAGGAGCTACTGCCTTAACTTACTGTACGGCAGTAGCTGAAAGAAGTACTCTTACTTCTGCTCCTAATAATTGGACAATTACAGGAGATGCTCTTTTGTGTGCTGCAAATGCGAATATTAATGTCCAAGGTAATGGTAATGATATTGCTGATGGAGATATGACTCCAAGCACAACAGACAATACAGACTTTGGTAGTGTAACAACAAGTAGAAGAGTAACCTATATTATTGAAAACACAGGAACAGCAGATTTAGATATTTCATCTATCAATGTGATTGGTGCAAATAGCTCTGACTTCTCTTTAGGTATATCATTTCCAGTAACTATTCTACCAGGAGGGTTAGGCATTCGCATGGATCTTACGTTTACACCTTCTGCTGCTGGGTTGCGTACTGCAACGATTACTATTAATAGTAATGACCCTGATGAAGCTGCTTTTGATTTTGCTGTACAAGGTACAGGGGATATAGCTTCAAATAACAATGCCTTAAGTTTAGATGGAGTTGATGACTATGTTGATATTGGTTTTATTCCTGTTACCTCAGCATATACTTATGAAATGTGGTTTAAGGCAGATACACCTAATACTATGTTATTAGATGGGACAGATGCTGCTGGTAGTCTTCAAAGTTATAGTTTTCTTGGTTTTGGGAGAGGAGGAGAATTACGATTTGGACAACGTGTTCCAGCTGCAGATTTAGGAGGAGACGAGATTACTACAACAGGAGTAAATTATATTGATAATCAGTGGCATCACATAGCTGCTGTTAAAACTACTACACAACTCTTACTTTACTTCGATGGTGTTTTAGTTGGAAGCACTGCATCAACAACCTCTATAAACAATAACGTTTATTATTATTTAGGTCATTTAGGAAGTGGTAATAGAAGGCTTAGTGGTGCTTTAGACGAAGTTCGTATTTGGAATGTAGCTCGTAGTTGTTCAGAAATTAATGCGAATATAAATAATGAACTAGTTGGAAATGAAACAGGTTTACTCGCTTATTACAACTTTAACCAAGGGGTTGCAGGAGGAAATAATACAACAGTTACGACCTTGAATGACTTGACAAGCAACAATAATGATGGAACACTCACTAATTTTGCTCTGACAGGAGCTTCTTCAAACTGGATCGACGGCTCTTCAAATGGTGTTAGTGGTACTGTGCCAAGCAATATAGCTGAAATAAACGTACAAGGAAATGCTACTTCTATTGTTTCTGGTGATGTTACCCCAAGTGTTGCTGATAATACAGATTTTGGAAATGTAACAACAAGCAGAACCATTACTTATACTATTCAGAACACAGTAACAAACTCTAGCTTAACTATTTCTTCCATTAATGTAACAGGAACAAATGCAACAGATTTTGCAGTAAGTAATTTTACAAATAATACTACTATTGCTGGAAATACCACGACTACATTTGATGTTACTTTCACTCCAAGTGGAACAGGAACAAGAACTGCAACAATTACCATCAATAATAACGATTGTGATGAGAGAGATTATTATTTTTCTGTACAAGGAACAAATATAAGTCCTCCAGAAATAAACCTTCAAGGAAATGGCAATGATATTCTAAATGGAGCTACATTTGTCAGTACAGGTAATAGTACAGATTTTGGTACAAGTTGTTCAGTAGTTACACATAGATTTACTATACAAAACACAGGTACAGGAACATTAAATTTGACAGGAACACCGTTAGTAGCTATTTCAGGATCATCTGATTTTGATGTCAGCACACAACCAGCAGCAAATTCAATTCTTGCAAATGGAAGTCTGATATTTGATATTACTTATACACCAACCAACACAGGTACACAGACAGCCACAATTTCTATTGCTAATAATGATAGTAATGAAAACCCTTATACTTTTATAGTTAGTGGGACAAAATTAGCTGATACTCAAGTTCCAAGTCTTACTCTTCCTACTGATATAACAATTCCTGTTGATGCAGCAAGTTGTACAGCAGTGGTAAACTATTTCATTTCAGTAAACGATAATTGTGAGATAGCCACTAACAACCAAACGGCAGGATTATCTTCAGGCTCTGCATTTCCTATTGGTGTTACTACAAATACTTTCGTAGTAACTGATGCAGCAGGAAATACTACAACAGAATCATTCACAGTAACGGTTAATCCTACAAGGGAAATTGATGTTATTGGCAACTCTGTTAGTATCGTAAATGGAGATATTACACCAAATACAGCAGACGACACAGATTTTGGAAATGTAATTACAGATAACACCAAAACCTATGTACTGTCTAATACAGGAAGCGAAGTAATATCTATAGCTTCAATTACAAGTGATAATGCAGAGTTTGTAGTATCTAATATTCCGACAACAATAGCAGCAGGAGCAACAGAAACATTTGATGTTACTTTTACTCCAACTACCTATCTAGTACAAACAGCTACAATTACGATAAATAATGATGATTGTGATGATGTAGTATATGAATTTATGGTGCAAGGAAAAAAGGTAGTTCCTACTCCACCTTTACCAACACCTGCTACGCCTATTAACCTTGTGGCAACAGCTATCAGTACAACACAGATTAATCTTGAATGGCAACCGATTACACAGAATATAACTTCATACAGACTTTTTCAAAACAATGTTCTGATTGCAACTCTACCAAGTAATGCATCAAGTTATGAAGCAATAGATTTGAACCCTGATACTTTTTATTCTTTTAGTTTAGTTTCTGTAAATGAAAGAGTTGGAGAGACAAAACTTTCAGCTCCTGTAGCTGATAATGAGTGGACATTCCCAGAAATACCTAGCGTACTTTCAGTTTCTACAGTTTGTGGAGAAGGAAAAGCTACACTAAAAATGACTGCTCCATCAGGAACGATTTATAGAGTTTATGACCAACAAACAGATGGAAATTTATTGGTAGAAAGTGATGATTCTGATTTTGAATTGCCTTCAATTTCACAAAATACGACTTTCTATATTTCGGTTGTCGGAATTGGTAGAAAGGAAAGTGAAAGAATAGCTGTTGGTGTAGGAACACAAGCTACTTTTGAGGCTAAAATCACAGGAGAAAGTAACCAAACAAGCTGCGAAAACGCTATCGAACTGACAGCACAAGAAGTAGAAAATGCAACTTATAGTTGGTTTTTGAATGGAAATGATGCAGGATTGACAGGACAAACTATTATTGCAAATCGCCAAGGCAGTTATCAAGTTTTGGTGCAAAAAGGCGTTTGTAGCTTTATTTCTGAAAAGGTAAGAGTCAAATTAAACCAAAATCCAGTAGCTAAAATCCAGCAGCAAAACGGCATAAGATTCTGTCAAAATGGAACAATCAATGCTATTTTAGCAGGAGAAAATGTAAGTTATGAATGGCTTCTAAATGATGAGGTAATTGGAAATGCTCAAAGTCAAGAAGTTACTCAATCTGGAATTTATACGTTGCAAGTAACAAATGAAAACGGCTGCCAAGCAAGTGCAGAAGTGGAAGTAATCATTACAGATATTCCTCAAAATCCTGTTTTGGAAACCTCGCAAAGTACAGTTTGTCCGAATACAGAAACAATAATTTCTATTCAAAGCCCTCAAAATAATGTAGTTTATGAGTGGCTCAGAAGTGGTAGAGTCGTAAGAGAATATGAAAATCTAACTTCTATTTCTACTTCTAACCAAGGAAGTTATCAAGTTCGTAGTATTTCTAATGAAAATGCTTCTTGTAGTTCAGTTTCAAATGAAATAGCCATCAATCATTTTGAAATTATGCCTATCTATTTGAGATTAAGTGAGGATAAAAAATCACTTTTTGTAGAAGATATAAATAATTCTCAAGCTGAAGTTTCAAGCGTAGAATGGTATTTTGAAGGAGAATTAAACACAAATTTGGGTGCTGAATTTGAAATTGTTCCGACAGAGAAAGGTTATTATTCTGCCAAAATCACAAATCAAAATGGTTGTCAGATTCAGACCAGAACAGCTTATTTCACTCTTAAAGATGACACCATTACAGGCGAAGAAGATTTGAAAGACGATGTGTTCAAAATTTATCCAAACCCTAGTAATGGAAGGTTCAATATTCACTTTGGAAAAGCTCTCTTAGAAGATATTGAAATCACTATTTTTGATGGAATTGGTAGAGAAATTCATTCTACAACCTTCGAAAAAGGAAGCCAAGACTTTCAAATTAATCTTCAAAAACAATCTAGTGGAATGTATATGATGCGTTTTAATCAAAATAATTCTTCTTACTCTAAACAGCTTATTATTGACTAA